A portion of the Nitratidesulfovibrio termitidis HI1 genome contains these proteins:
- a CDS encoding motility associated factor glycosyltransferase family protein: protein MNHTQFLADNTKALTAAQPQVAAWLAAHAPAPEALAPRLRLNRWNMLDVELEDGRRLFDAFPPHFAYRSWPPTEQAERSATIIVGANLGYGINHMLEKTPPRHRLLVVEPDPAMLSLCLGLTDYRPFIESGRLTFVEPSFDALVAAIRGCDKQFLFGRILLQADLASQQIGPAYAHWVRICREQLDALSVELSTLRRAQDVMVGNELSNFRRALADGDMKSLRGALDGLPAVVAGAGPSLAASAPAVARLADRALVTAALQTLPAMQAVGIHPDLALCIDYSDGIFRVYDRLDPEWARHVPLIYSTKVQPEVVRRYPGPTLPLWTVGGMATFIAGKDDLVLDAAGNVSVALLRLLHWMGAGRMVLAGQDFGWRGETSHAAGHHAAAITVGTLDLPGRDGPVRSTLPYATALRDMEQDIRTLQLDVVNLYGGGALIRGARDITPEDIDRELPLPVDGDSAGGNVMGHADILAGFRQRLDAAMTPCEQPLFAPRLPQWRTSLRNAQKRLETLFRKPERHGAEIVEMLGRVHFFLRQDPICTPYLYNEIMDVSGLVHGRDRFGLPQMTEFRQIARRVLDKIRRIDEVMTSASQQAA from the coding sequence ATGAACCACACCCAATTCCTCGCCGACAACACCAAGGCCCTGACCGCCGCACAGCCCCAGGTGGCCGCGTGGCTGGCCGCACACGCTCCCGCGCCCGAAGCGCTGGCCCCTCGCCTGCGCCTGAACCGCTGGAACATGCTGGACGTTGAACTGGAGGACGGTCGTCGGTTGTTTGACGCCTTTCCGCCCCACTTCGCCTACCGGTCATGGCCCCCGACGGAGCAGGCGGAGCGTTCGGCCACCATCATAGTGGGGGCCAACCTGGGCTACGGCATCAACCACATGCTGGAAAAGACGCCGCCCCGCCACCGGCTGCTGGTGGTGGAGCCGGACCCGGCCATGCTCAGCCTGTGCCTGGGGCTGACGGATTACCGTCCGTTCATCGAGTCGGGTCGGCTGACCTTCGTGGAGCCCAGCTTCGACGCGCTGGTGGCCGCCATCCGGGGCTGCGACAAGCAATTCCTGTTCGGGCGCATCCTGCTGCAGGCCGACCTGGCCAGCCAGCAGATCGGCCCCGCCTATGCCCACTGGGTCCGCATCTGCCGCGAGCAGCTGGACGCCCTGTCGGTGGAACTTTCCACCCTGCGCCGCGCCCAGGACGTGATGGTGGGCAACGAGCTTTCCAACTTCCGCCGCGCCCTGGCCGACGGCGACATGAAGTCGCTGCGCGGCGCGCTGGACGGACTGCCCGCCGTCGTCGCGGGCGCCGGGCCTTCGCTGGCCGCATCGGCCCCTGCCGTGGCCCGGCTGGCCGACCGGGCGCTGGTCACGGCGGCACTGCAAACCCTGCCCGCCATGCAGGCCGTGGGCATCCACCCCGACCTCGCCCTGTGCATCGACTACAGCGACGGCATCTTCCGCGTCTACGACCGGCTGGACCCGGAATGGGCCCGCCACGTGCCGCTGATCTATTCCACCAAGGTCCAGCCCGAAGTGGTGCGCCGTTACCCCGGCCCCACCCTGCCGCTGTGGACCGTGGGCGGCATGGCCACCTTCATCGCGGGCAAGGACGATCTGGTGCTGGATGCGGCGGGCAACGTCAGCGTGGCCCTGCTGCGCCTGCTGCACTGGATGGGCGCGGGACGCATGGTGCTGGCCGGGCAGGACTTCGGCTGGCGGGGTGAAACGTCGCACGCCGCCGGGCACCATGCCGCCGCCATCACCGTGGGCACGCTGGACCTGCCGGGCCGCGACGGACCGGTGCGCTCCACCCTGCCCTACGCCACGGCCCTGCGCGACATGGAACAGGACATCCGCACCCTGCAACTGGACGTGGTGAACCTGTACGGCGGCGGGGCGCTGATCCGGGGCGCGCGGGACATCACGCCCGAGGATATCGACCGTGAACTGCCGCTCCCGGTGGACGGCGACAGTGCAGGCGGCAACGTGATGGGGCACGCCGACATTCTGGCCGGGTTCCGCCAGCGCCTGGACGCGGCCATGACCCCGTGCGAGCAGCCCCTGTTCGCCCCGCGCCTGCCGCAGTGGCGCACCTCGCTGCGCAATGCGCAGAAACGGCTGGAAACGCTGTTCCGCAAGCCGGAACGCCACGGCGCGGAAATCGTCGAAATGCTGGGCCGGGTGCACTTCTTCCTGCGGCAGGATCCCATCTGCACGCCGTACCTGTACAACGAGATCATGGATGTTTCCGGGCTGGTGCACGGGCGCGACAGGTTCGGCCTGCCCCAGATGACGGAATTCCGGCAGATCGCACGACGGGTGCTGGACAAGATCCGACGCATCGACGAAGTGATGACCAGCGCGAGCCAGCAGGCCGCGTAA
- a CDS encoding nitroreductase family protein, with protein MPFFEVDAQKCKRDNICIDECPIRILIADKETGVAKMRQGAEDACIRCGHCVAVCPSGAVRLEGMPFDEFAPVRRELAIEADAGEQFLRGRRSIRTFKEQPVEHDVLVRIMDTVRWAPTASHRQPVRWVMVEDPARTREIASLIIDWMMYLREHDPETAKRHNVAGLIAGSRKGVDLVLRGAPHIAVACCDGAATWPAVDSAIALTYLELAAHAHGVAACWGGYFTYAANAYAPLRELLGLGEDDRVQGAQMLGYAKYRYKRIPWRKPLPVTWK; from the coding sequence ATGCCGTTTTTCGAAGTGGACGCGCAGAAATGCAAGCGCGACAACATCTGTATTGACGAATGCCCCATCCGCATCCTGATCGCCGACAAGGAAACGGGCGTGGCCAAGATGCGCCAGGGGGCCGAGGATGCCTGCATCCGCTGCGGCCATTGCGTGGCCGTCTGTCCGAGCGGGGCGGTGCGCCTTGAGGGCATGCCCTTTGACGAATTTGCCCCGGTACGCCGCGAACTGGCCATAGAGGCCGACGCGGGGGAACAGTTCCTGCGCGGGCGCCGCTCCATCCGCACCTTCAAGGAACAGCCGGTGGAGCACGACGTGCTGGTCCGGATCATGGACACCGTGCGCTGGGCTCCCACCGCCAGCCACCGCCAGCCGGTGCGCTGGGTGATGGTGGAAGACCCGGCCCGCACCCGTGAAATCGCCAGCCTGATCATCGACTGGATGATGTACCTGCGCGAGCACGATCCGGAAACCGCCAAGCGCCACAACGTGGCCGGGCTGATCGCCGGGTCGCGCAAGGGCGTGGACCTGGTGCTGCGCGGCGCGCCGCACATCGCCGTGGCCTGCTGCGACGGCGCGGCCACCTGGCCCGCCGTTGATTCGGCCATCGCCCTCACCTATCTGGAACTGGCCGCCCATGCCCACGGCGTGGCTGCCTGCTGGGGCGGTTATTTCACCTACGCGGCCAATGCCTACGCGCCCCTGCGCGAACTGCTGGGCCTTGGCGAGGACGACCGGGTACAGGGCGCGCAGATGCTGGGGTATGCGAAGTACCGATACAAGCGTATTCCGTGGCGGAAGCCGCTCCCCGTCACCTGGAAGTAG
- a CDS encoding MATE family efflux transporter, whose translation MLSKMVAGLTGRWNAPGGYREVLGISLPLVASMASTTVMEFTDRLFLSHYSVEAIAAATPAAVVHLLFLLTCMGITGYSGVFIAQYIGSGAPRRVGAALWQGVYMALFFGAGMGLLWYAAPAIFAFAGHSPGVQTGEVAYFRMLTAGSVLPLVNSCLAGFFTGQGRTRPVMVANMVATAVNIPLDYALIYGAWGLPEMGIAGAGLATATGWGVGTLLFVWMVFTARNERCYRVWSGRGFEPELFRRMARYGLPSGINGFAELFSVTWFVFLVGELGETALAATNITFSINMVAFLPMIGMNIAVGSMVGQAMGRGSPVDAERVTSSTLHVATAWMFALSLLFFCAPGPLYGLFLGGAHDAAMAAQQAEIRDLGVVLLRFVAVYCLLDGVTIVYTGALKGAGDTWFVMWNMLLGCLIGLVLPTLALRASGLMTLNTLWATFTAFILLLAVISWLRFRRGAWKRLQLVETAHPLPDAPDAPDGSAGPEDEGKA comes from the coding sequence ATGTTGTCGAAAATGGTGGCAGGCCTTACCGGGCGCTGGAATGCGCCGGGCGGGTACCGCGAGGTGCTCGGCATCAGCCTGCCGCTGGTGGCCAGCATGGCCTCCACCACGGTCATGGAGTTCACCGACCGGCTGTTCCTGAGTCATTATTCGGTCGAGGCCATCGCGGCGGCCACACCGGCTGCGGTGGTGCATCTGCTGTTTCTGCTCACCTGCATGGGCATCACCGGCTATTCCGGGGTGTTCATTGCCCAGTACATCGGTTCCGGCGCGCCGCGGCGGGTGGGGGCGGCACTGTGGCAGGGCGTGTACATGGCGCTGTTCTTCGGCGCGGGCATGGGCCTGCTGTGGTACGCCGCGCCTGCCATCTTTGCCTTTGCCGGACATTCTCCGGGGGTGCAGACGGGCGAGGTGGCCTATTTCCGCATGCTCACGGCAGGGTCGGTGCTGCCGCTGGTCAACAGTTGTCTGGCCGGGTTCTTTACCGGGCAGGGCCGCACCCGCCCGGTGATGGTCGCCAACATGGTCGCCACGGCGGTGAACATTCCGTTGGACTACGCCCTGATATATGGTGCTTGGGGCCTGCCGGAAATGGGCATTGCCGGGGCGGGCCTGGCCACGGCCACCGGGTGGGGCGTGGGCACGCTGCTGTTCGTGTGGATGGTGTTCACCGCCCGTAATGAACGGTGCTACCGGGTGTGGAGCGGGCGCGGGTTCGAGCCGGAACTGTTCCGGCGCATGGCCCGCTACGGCCTGCCCAGCGGCATCAACGGGTTCGCCGAACTGTTCTCGGTGACGTGGTTCGTGTTCCTGGTGGGTGAACTGGGCGAAACGGCGCTGGCCGCCACCAACATCACCTTTTCCATCAACATGGTGGCCTTTCTGCCCATGATAGGCATGAACATTGCCGTGGGCAGCATGGTGGGGCAGGCCATGGGGCGCGGCAGTCCCGTCGATGCCGAGCGGGTAACGTCCAGCACCCTGCACGTGGCCACGGCCTGGATGTTCGCGCTTTCCCTGCTGTTTTTCTGCGCGCCGGGCCCGCTGTACGGACTGTTTCTGGGCGGCGCGCACGACGCGGCCATGGCCGCGCAACAGGCCGAAATCCGCGATCTCGGCGTGGTGTTGCTGCGCTTCGTGGCCGTGTACTGCCTGCTGGACGGGGTGACCATTGTCTACACCGGCGCGCTGAAGGGTGCGGGCGACACCTGGTTCGTCATGTGGAACATGCTGCTGGGCTGCCTGATCGGCCTGGTGCTGCCCACGCTGGCCCTGCGGGCCTCGGGCCTGATGACCCTGAACACGCTGTGGGCGACCTTCACCGCGTTCATTCTGTTGCTGGCCGTGATATCATGGCTGCGTTTTCGGCGCGGCGCATGGAAACGGCTGCAGTTGGTGGAGACGGCGCATCCGCTGCCCGATGCGCCCGATGCGCCCGATGGGTCCGCTGGCCCCGAAGACGAAGGAAAGGCCTGA
- a CDS encoding MTH1187 family thiamine-binding protein, with protein sequence MSVLAEIAVFPMDKGASVSQWVARVLSVIQESGLPYQLGPMGTTIEGGRAEVMQVADRCLAALEADCDRVYMTLKVDLRKGPVGRMAGKVASVEARLAES encoded by the coding sequence ATGAGCGTTCTTGCCGAAATCGCCGTCTTTCCCATGGACAAGGGCGCCAGCGTCAGCCAGTGGGTGGCCCGCGTGCTGTCGGTCATTCAGGAGAGCGGCCTGCCGTACCAGTTGGGTCCCATGGGCACCACCATCGAAGGCGGGCGGGCCGAGGTCATGCAGGTGGCCGACCGTTGCCTGGCCGCGCTGGAAGCGGACTGCGACCGGGTGTACATGACCCTGAAGGTGGACCTGCGCAAAGGCCCCGTGGGCCGCATGGCGGGCAAGGTGGCCTCCGTGGAGGCAAGGCTGGCCGAAAGCTGA